A window from Primulina eburnea isolate SZY01 chromosome 2, ASM2296580v1, whole genome shotgun sequence encodes these proteins:
- the LOC140823001 gene encoding putative F-box/FBD/LRR-repeat protein At1g78760: protein MFWKKIALQKLLKSDHSTRKPRIIGPNLKLKRWVGKRKLDCRSVESNNDRTRKKQRMSENNGPDDTPPEVDRISELPEPIVHHIFAHLRSPKDVVRTCIWSKKWKSMFNSYLTFDFDERCFGARGGKRNHSRLRSREVQKRKFNSYVDKSIVSRLAPAPCIEKFRLYISNLNYPLEFSMKKWINLAVQKNVKVLEIHVNSKERPYNLPCDVLACKAITSLKLSGSVIPSLSSLELCNLRELSLKGTTVIELLIKKVGQSCPLLEDLRLVGCTGLFSLNIPSLAKLRRVEVHECASLTHIEIMAPNLETFWYHARKHQYCVIVFKGCGTLKNLTLRDCRMTDTVFQNYISKCPLIENLVLQECSRVKRLTILSAKLKSLALLMCTKIQEVNIDAPNLYAFQFSSHRMPFSSMNVSGLCEVKFSFGHTVRTPQIIDECKKIFGNMDRSKAFKLVVHTKQTMKIYEDLKEVDLNQDSFSKLDLTLSSLTVVNLVDKWLSESHGRILTLISPGSELVKLIRMMIVNREDDSNCCSFYSKKCWRHYLADVQMMVSKSARKTFYVFKWKGPRLM from the exons ATGTTTTGGAAGAAAATTGCTTTGCAAAAGCTTCTCAAGAGTGATCATTCTACTAGGAAACCAAGAATTATTGGTCCAAATTTGAAGTTAAAGCGGTGGGTTGGTAAGCGAAAATTAGATTGCAGGAGTGTTGAATCGAACAACGACAGAACTAGGAAGAAACAGAGGATGAGTGAAAATAATGGGCCTGATGATACACCTCCTGAAGTTGATCGGATTTCAGAATTACCTGAACCCATTGTTCATCACATTTTTGCGCACCTGCGTAGCCCGAAAGATGTGGTGCGCACATGCATTTGGTCTAAGAAATGGAAAAGCATGTTCAATTCATACTTGACATTTGATTTTGATGAGAGGTGCTTTGGTGCACGAGGTGGGAAAAGGAATCATAGTAGGCTCAGATCCCGTGAAGTGCAGAAAAGGAAGTTCAACAGTTATGTTGACAAATCGATTGTGTCAAGACTTGCACCTGCTCCTTGCATAGAGAAGTTCAGACTGTATATTAGTAATCTTAATTATCCGCTGGAATTTAGTATGAAAAAATGGATAAATCTTGCTGTGCAGAAAAATGTGAAGGTGCTTGAGATTCATGTAAATTCAAAGGAGCGACCATATAATCTGCCTTGTGATGTGCTGGCATGCAAGGCAATAACTTCCTTGAAGTTGTCAGGGTCGGTTATACCCAGTTTAAGTTCGCTAGAGCTATGTAATTTGAGAGAACTGTCGTTGAAAGGCACTACTGTTATTGAACTTTTGATCAAGAAAGTTGGACAAAGCTGCCCATTGCTCGAGGATTTGAGGCTTGTTGGCTGCACTGGATTGTTCTCTTTGAATATTCCTTCGCTAGCCAAGCTCAGGAGGGTGGAGGTGCATGAGTGTGCTAGCCTCACTCATATTGAAATCATGGCGCCAAATCTTGAAACCTTTTGGTATCATGCAAGGAAGCATCAGTATTGTGTTATCGTCTTTAAAGGGTGTGGGACTctgaagaatttgacattgaGGGACTGCAGAATGACAGATACTGTGTTTCAGAATTATATCTCCAAGTGTCCATTGATCGAGAATTTGGTGCTCCAAGAATGTAGCAGAGTTAAAAGACTCACAATTTTGAGTGCAAAATTGAAGAGTTTAGCCTTATTGATGTGCACGAAAATTCAGGAAGTCAACATCGATGCCCCAAATCTTTATGCCTTCCAGTTTAGCAGCCATCGAATGCCTTTTTCTTCCATGAACGTTTCAGGTCTCTGTGAAGTAAAGTTTTCTTTTGGTCATACTGTCAGAACACCGCAGATTATCGATGAGTGTAAAAAGATTTTTGGTAACATGGATCGATCCAAAGCTTTCAAATTAGTAGTACATACGAAGCAG ACTATGAAGATTTATGAAGATCTGAAAGAAGTTGATCTAAATCAAGATAGCTTTAGCAAGCTGGATTTGACTCTATCATCATTAACTGTGGTGAATCTTGTTGATAAGTGGTTAAGTGAATCACATGGAAGGATTCTTACTCTAATATCTCCTGGCAGCGAATTGGTGAAG TTAATTCGCATGATGATCGTGAATCGAGAAGATGATTCAAACTGCTGCAGTTTCTATTCGAAAAAATGTTGGCGACACTACCTAGCCGATGTTCAAATGATGGTCTCGAAGTCTGCAAGAAAGACATTTTATGTATTCAAATGGAAAGGACCTAGACTCATGTGA